The proteins below are encoded in one region of Sphingobium yanoikuyae:
- a CDS encoding site-specific DNA-methyltransferase, which translates to MNIATCAAPADAGSADAIALPTPTVAIIGAATLYLGDCYEILPRLGWLPALVMDPPYAFDTSGGGRFRAARGHTDQIAAEGLADGFDHQIINSLLCGSVVVFCHNDQLPGLLAYLDGNFDRFVLCSWIKSNPMPVANKHYQPDSEFYVHAWNSGFHPIGELADKKRHVVAPVGRAKYFGHPTVKPDHVMNKIITNVSGSTICDPFMGTGSTGVAAVRAGRAFIGIEKNPTHFATACARLAAAQGLEPAGVPTLSPDQQGRPLPILTPAQGEPK; encoded by the coding sequence ATGAATATCGCGACCTGCGCGGCGCCGGCGGATGCCGGTTCTGCGGACGCTATTGCTTTGCCCACGCCGACCGTCGCCATCATCGGCGCGGCCACGCTGTATCTGGGCGATTGCTACGAGATCCTGCCCCGGCTCGGCTGGCTGCCCGCGCTCGTGATGGACCCGCCCTATGCTTTCGACACGTCGGGCGGCGGCCGGTTCCGAGCGGCGCGCGGCCACACCGACCAGATCGCCGCCGAGGGCCTGGCCGACGGCTTCGACCATCAGATCATCAATTCGCTGCTCTGCGGCTCGGTCGTCGTCTTCTGCCACAATGACCAGCTGCCCGGCCTGCTGGCCTATCTCGACGGCAATTTCGACCGGTTCGTGCTTTGCAGCTGGATCAAGTCGAACCCGATGCCGGTCGCCAACAAGCATTACCAGCCGGACAGCGAATTCTATGTGCATGCCTGGAACAGCGGCTTTCACCCCATCGGCGAGCTGGCGGACAAGAAGCGCCATGTCGTCGCGCCGGTCGGCCGGGCCAAGTACTTCGGCCACCCGACGGTGAAGCCCGACCATGTGATGAACAAGATCATCACGAACGTCAGCGGCTCGACCATCTGCGATCCGTTCATGGGCACCGGCTCGACCGGCGTCGCGGCCGTGCGCGCCGGCCGCGCCTTCATCGGCATCGAGAAGAACCCGACTCATTTCGCCACCGCCTGCGCGCGGCTGGCCGCCGCCCAGGGTCTGGAGCCCGCAGGCGTGCCCACCCTTTCGCCGGATCAGCAGGGCCGGCCCCTTCCCATCCTCACCCCTGCCCAAGGAGAACCGAAGTGA
- a CDS encoding HNH endonuclease yields MIAPPNGSRFTRWWPSCADTVPSRPPSLKQKPRAKAWASTRKSRQERGYGRGHDRMREIVLREEPLCRPCQVRGRITPATIADHIKPLSEGGTGDRENYQGICKPCHDVKTAEEAARARGARPPRLRMDIGADGWPRP; encoded by the coding sequence ATGATAGCGCCGCCGAATGGCTCGCGGTTCACGCGCTGGTGGCCGAGCTGCGCTGACACCGTGCCCAGCCGCCCGCCTAGCCTCAAGCAGAAGCCTCGCGCCAAGGCATGGGCCAGCACTCGAAAGAGCAGGCAAGAGCGTGGCTATGGCCGTGGCCATGACCGCATGCGGGAGATCGTGCTGAGGGAGGAGCCGCTGTGTCGGCCATGCCAGGTGCGCGGACGCATCACCCCGGCAACCATAGCCGATCATATCAAGCCGCTGAGTGAAGGCGGCACAGGCGACAGAGAGAACTATCAGGGCATCTGCAAGCCCTGTCATGACGTCAAGACAGCAGAGGAAGCGGCCCGCGCCCGTGGCGCCCGGCCGCCGCGCCTGCGCATGGACATAGGGGCAGACGGATGGCCAAGACCCTGA
- a CDS encoding DUF2303 family protein, which produces MDDETKNNDMVTAVRALVEDYAKAKIETLSGAGASAPFAMMPGAGPVVVPASAFDAYRTQPRFRHGTAAMLSLDSLIDHTNRFKDEGSMLFADDDRSAPSIMSVLDYHPAGEALTTAPRFGKHRAIFSFPLSDEWKAWTEFNKTPLKMAAFAEFVEERIIDVLHLIPEEDELSHDLQKFISACGGEAIIATPQKLVELSRGLKVNESSVIKEVVNLGTGEGQILFSSEHSDSNGQPLRVPSLFLIAIPVFRNGPLYRLAARLRYRKTGEGILFWYDLWRADRVFDHAFKEGCERAQVETELPLLFGKPE; this is translated from the coding sequence ATGGACGACGAAACCAAGAATAACGACATGGTCACCGCCGTGCGCGCGCTGGTCGAGGACTATGCCAAGGCCAAAATCGAAACGCTCAGCGGCGCCGGCGCCTCCGCCCCGTTCGCCATGATGCCCGGCGCTGGCCCGGTCGTCGTGCCCGCGAGCGCGTTCGATGCCTATCGCACCCAGCCGCGCTTCCGCCACGGCACGGCCGCCATGCTGTCGCTCGACAGCCTGATCGACCACACCAACCGGTTCAAGGACGAGGGCAGCATGCTGTTCGCCGACGACGATCGCAGCGCGCCGTCGATCATGTCTGTGCTGGACTATCACCCGGCTGGCGAGGCTCTGACCACCGCCCCGCGCTTCGGCAAACACCGCGCCATCTTCAGCTTCCCGCTGTCGGACGAGTGGAAGGCCTGGACCGAGTTCAACAAGACGCCGCTGAAGATGGCCGCCTTCGCCGAGTTCGTCGAAGAGCGCATCATCGACGTGCTGCACCTGATCCCGGAAGAGGACGAGCTGTCGCACGACCTGCAGAAGTTCATCAGCGCCTGCGGTGGCGAGGCCATCATCGCCACGCCCCAGAAGCTGGTCGAGCTGTCGCGTGGCCTGAAGGTCAATGAGTCGTCGGTGATCAAGGAGGTGGTCAACCTGGGCACCGGCGAAGGGCAGATCCTGTTCTCGTCCGAGCATAGCGACAGCAACGGCCAGCCGCTCCGCGTGCCGAGCCTGTTCCTGATCGCCATCCCGGTCTTCCGCAACGGGCCACTCTACCGGCTGGCCGCGCGCCTGCGCTACCGCAAAACGGGCGAGGGCATCCTGTTCTGGTATGATCTGTGGCGCGCCGATCGTGTCTTCGACCACGCCTTCAAGGAAGGGTGCGAGCGCGCCCAGGTCGAGACCGAGCTGCCCCTGCTGTTCGGCAAGCCGGAATAA
- a CDS encoding terminase large subunit: MAAKRRKTSSSVPSDRGTQFALEVTAGKIVAGPHVRNACRRHLDDLEHGPKRGLTYSVEKADRVLRFFETKLRLNGGQFEGKPFNLHPSQAFKLSMIFGWLRADGTRRFRRAYIEEGKGNGKSPFAGGVGLYGMMADSEPGAEIYAVAAHRDQARILFNDAVSMVEQSPDLEKRITKSGGPGKVWNMAWLPKSSFFRPLSRSAGKSGSGLRPHIGLADEMHEHPNRDAVEMIERGFKFRRQPLLLMITNSGTDRNSICYEEHEHAVRVAAGTATPGEDFAYVGEPIDDSTFSFVCSLDPGDDPLNDPSCWAKANPLLGTILTNDYLQGVVDQAKAIPGKLNGILRLHFCVWTDADAAWMSRAVLEPCIADFDLSDHHGAPIWLGLDLSQNRDITALAAVVKTGEVEVEAERDGEKQIVSKPTFDAWIEAWTPGDTLSARALRDKAPYEVWARDGHIHAPKGQSIRFDHVAQAVAEYDHDFALQCVAYDRYAFKRGFEPECNNLGLSIEFVEHPQGGTKKGKPTDAMKQAAEAAERDPEGLWMPGSVRELEDALMERRIRIRRNPVLISAMMSAVTDADRWGNYWLAKERAVNKIDAAVALCMAVGAAVAHDGGQSVDAWIESYA; this comes from the coding sequence ATGGCAGCAAAAAGGAGGAAGACGAGTTCTTCGGTTCCGAGTGATCGGGGAACCCAGTTCGCCCTGGAGGTCACCGCCGGCAAGATTGTTGCCGGTCCGCATGTGCGCAACGCCTGCCGTCGCCACCTAGATGATCTTGAGCATGGGCCGAAGCGCGGGCTGACCTATTCGGTCGAGAAGGCCGATCGGGTGCTGCGCTTCTTCGAGACGAAGCTGCGCCTGAACGGCGGGCAGTTTGAGGGCAAGCCCTTCAACCTGCACCCGTCGCAGGCATTCAAGCTGTCGATGATCTTCGGCTGGCTTCGCGCCGACGGCACCCGCCGCTTCCGCCGCGCCTATATCGAAGAGGGCAAGGGCAACGGGAAATCGCCGTTCGCCGGCGGCGTTGGCCTCTACGGCATGATGGCTGATAGCGAGCCGGGCGCCGAGATCTATGCGGTCGCAGCCCATCGGGACCAGGCTCGCATCCTGTTCAATGATGCCGTGTCCATGGTCGAGCAATCGCCCGATCTGGAAAAGCGGATCACGAAGAGCGGCGGCCCCGGCAAGGTCTGGAACATGGCATGGCTGCCGAAAAGTTCATTCTTCCGGCCGCTTAGCCGCAGCGCCGGAAAATCCGGCTCGGGCCTTCGCCCGCACATCGGACTGGCCGACGAGATGCACGAACATCCGAACCGCGACGCGGTGGAGATGATCGAGCGCGGTTTCAAATTCCGGCGACAGCCGCTGCTGCTCATGATCACGAACAGTGGCACCGACCGAAATTCGATCTGCTACGAGGAGCATGAGCATGCGGTGCGCGTCGCCGCCGGCACGGCGACCCCCGGCGAGGACTTCGCCTATGTTGGCGAGCCGATCGATGACAGCACCTTCAGCTTTGTCTGCTCGCTCGACCCGGGCGACGATCCGCTGAACGACCCGAGCTGCTGGGCAAAGGCGAACCCACTGCTCGGCACCATTCTGACGAACGACTATCTGCAGGGTGTGGTCGACCAGGCCAAGGCGATCCCTGGCAAGCTGAACGGCATCCTCCGCCTGCATTTCTGTGTCTGGACCGACGCCGACGCGGCTTGGATGTCCCGGGCGGTGCTGGAGCCTTGCATCGCTGACTTCGATCTGTCGGATCATCATGGAGCGCCGATCTGGCTTGGACTGGACTTGTCGCAGAACCGGGACATCACCGCGCTCGCCGCCGTCGTGAAAACGGGCGAGGTCGAGGTCGAAGCGGAGCGCGACGGCGAGAAGCAGATCGTCAGCAAGCCGACGTTCGACGCGTGGATTGAAGCCTGGACGCCGGGCGACACGCTGTCAGCGAGGGCGCTGCGGGACAAGGCGCCGTATGAGGTCTGGGCGCGCGACGGCCATATCCATGCTCCCAAGGGGCAAAGCATCCGGTTCGACCATGTCGCCCAGGCGGTGGCGGAATATGATCATGATTTCGCGCTCCAGTGCGTTGCCTATGACCGGTACGCGTTCAAGCGCGGCTTCGAACCTGAGTGCAACAATCTCGGCCTGTCGATTGAATTTGTTGAGCATCCTCAGGGCGGCACCAAGAAGGGCAAGCCGACTGACGCGATGAAGCAGGCGGCGGAAGCTGCTGAGCGCGACCCGGAGGGCCTGTGGATGCCCGGATCAGTTCGCGAGCTGGAAGACGCACTGATGGAGCGGCGCATCCGGATCCGGCGCAATCCAGTGCTGATATCGGCGATGATGAGCGCGGTCACCGATGCAGATCGCTGGGGCAACTATTGGCTGGCAAAGGAGCGCGCCGTGAACAAGATCGACGCAGCGGTGGCGCTTTGCATGGCAGTCGGTGCAGCCGTCGCCCATGATGGCGGCCAGAGTGTTGATGCCTGGATCGAGAGCTACGCATGA
- a CDS encoding phage portal protein: MSGYKLSARAAATEARWRGVAVDRKSAGYTSRELSITDPNGWLPDRFTAGERVSPVTVIGMSATWACVNFWAGNIASLPLVIYRRGPSGVPVEDRSHWLYALLHHSPNFDQSAFDFWEFIAASIELHGNAFAHIRRSGNGRITSLIPVPPQLMAVRRLDNGDIEYSWTQDNSYYRVTQESVLHIRGPLGGPLGGLSPITACAATFGQALASDRAAGELFANGVRPSGVMTKEGVPLNKEQRQELERLLQEKFMGSMNAGRPMLIDGGLKWEQLSISPKDAELIDSRKLSALQICQIFDVDPHLVGMTEGNTTLGSSITDQTNSVMKFKLRKRLKRIEAAIEKQLLTPSDLAAGISIEFNVEGFLRADSKGRADYYEIMKQFMTRNEIRALEGLPPVEGGDVLMIQMQDVPLRDAISGQGRANGRA; this comes from the coding sequence ATGAGCGGGTATAAGCTATCCGCCCGCGCAGCTGCCACCGAAGCCCGATGGAGAGGCGTCGCCGTCGATCGCAAGAGCGCAGGTTATACCAGCCGTGAACTATCGATCACCGACCCCAACGGATGGTTGCCGGATCGCTTCACCGCTGGAGAGCGAGTGTCGCCGGTCACCGTGATTGGGATGTCGGCTACCTGGGCATGCGTGAATTTCTGGGCCGGTAATATCGCATCTCTGCCATTGGTAATCTACCGGCGCGGCCCGTCTGGGGTTCCGGTCGAGGATCGTTCCCACTGGCTTTATGCGCTGCTCCACCACAGTCCGAACTTCGATCAAAGCGCGTTCGATTTCTGGGAGTTCATAGCCGCCTCGATCGAGCTGCATGGCAACGCGTTTGCTCATATTCGGCGGTCCGGCAATGGTCGGATCACGTCGCTGATCCCGGTCCCGCCTCAGCTTATGGCCGTACGCCGGCTCGATAATGGCGATATCGAATATAGCTGGACCCAGGACAATTCTTACTACCGTGTGACGCAGGAATCTGTGCTGCATATTCGTGGCCCGTTGGGTGGACCGCTGGGCGGCCTATCGCCAATCACCGCCTGCGCCGCAACGTTTGGACAGGCGTTGGCTTCAGATCGCGCTGCCGGCGAACTTTTCGCCAATGGTGTCCGTCCGAGCGGGGTCATGACCAAGGAAGGCGTGCCGCTCAACAAAGAACAGCGGCAAGAACTGGAAAGACTGCTCCAGGAAAAGTTCATGGGATCCATGAATGCCGGGCGCCCGATGCTGATCGACGGCGGCCTGAAGTGGGAGCAGTTGTCCATAAGCCCGAAAGATGCGGAGCTAATTGACAGCCGCAAGCTGAGTGCGCTGCAGATTTGCCAGATTTTTGACGTCGATCCGCACCTCGTGGGCATGACGGAAGGCAATACGACGCTCGGTAGCAGCATCACCGACCAAACGAATTCGGTCATGAAATTCAAGCTGCGCAAGCGGTTAAAGCGGATCGAGGCGGCAATCGAGAAGCAATTGCTTACCCCTTCAGACCTCGCGGCCGGCATCTCAATCGAGTTCAATGTCGAAGGCTTTCTTCGCGCCGACAGCAAGGGCCGGGCCGATTACTACGAGATCATGAAGCAGTTCATGACGCGCAACGAGATCCGCGCGCTGGAGGGATTGCCGCCAGTAGAGGGTGGCGATGTTCTCATGATCCAGATGCAGGACGTACCTCTGCGCGACGCGATCTCCGGACAAGGACGGGCAAATGGACGAGCTTGA
- a CDS encoding S24 family peptidase: MLKEIVIGHDAHPLVISSLNDTCKREVSFTSENDAGVGLCHKGDMTDEGSPLYRLLMSIKPESLTVNAWAKRADVNRNFFQSVKNGSQPIAANLEKVVQAIGYTPAQFYDLQDGKVVKRVDDASPKSGLPFQRRDEPHDVPLVGTAQGSDFEVSEEGKVTFIEKMDLDMENVIDHVRRPASLANRTEVYAITVVGDSMADRYRDGDPAYVDAKRQPRAGDYVIVQLVRRDDSGEGRISAALLKQLVRRTSTYTELCQTNPPAQFVVPNNEIAHTHRVIPWSEIVFF; this comes from the coding sequence ATGCTGAAGGAGATCGTGATCGGTCATGATGCTCATCCGCTGGTTATTTCATCTTTAAATGACACATGCAAGCGGGAAGTGTCATTTACGAGTGAAAATGACGCAGGTGTTGGTCTGTGCCATAAAGGTGACATGACCGACGAAGGATCGCCTCTCTATCGCCTCTTGATGTCGATCAAGCCGGAGAGCTTGACGGTAAATGCGTGGGCGAAGCGCGCAGACGTGAACCGCAACTTCTTTCAGAGCGTAAAAAACGGCTCGCAGCCGATTGCCGCCAACCTGGAAAAGGTCGTCCAGGCGATCGGCTATACTCCTGCCCAATTCTACGACCTACAAGATGGTAAAGTGGTCAAACGCGTTGATGACGCCTCGCCCAAGAGTGGCCTGCCATTCCAGCGGCGCGATGAACCACATGACGTTCCTCTAGTCGGCACCGCTCAAGGAAGTGATTTCGAGGTGTCGGAAGAGGGTAAGGTCACATTCATTGAGAAAATGGATCTTGATATGGAAAATGTCATAGATCATGTGCGGCGCCCCGCTTCGCTGGCAAACCGGACAGAAGTCTATGCAATCACAGTCGTCGGCGACTCTATGGCTGACAGGTATCGCGATGGCGACCCGGCGTATGTTGACGCGAAGCGTCAGCCGCGCGCAGGCGATTATGTCATAGTTCAGCTGGTGCGGCGTGACGATAGCGGCGAGGGGAGGATTTCGGCAGCCTTGTTGAAGCAGCTTGTCCGCCGCACGTCGACATACACAGAGCTTTGTCAGACGAATCCGCCAGCGCAATTTGTCGTCCCTAATAATGAAATTGCTCACACCCATAGGGTAATCCCTTGGAGTGAAATCGTTTTTTTCTAA
- a CDS encoding DnaT-like ssDNA-binding domain-containing protein, producing MTVRASGKSGRTPSLWNCPPDIRRCPRNPPTQRTLRTPPPSPAPSPLLPPDPQQPPAPTHTPANTGHARKGTRLPEDWTPDPVIGPTADMIARWPPGSIERELEKFRNYWIAKSGKDAIKANWQRTWINWLISADERIGRNGYSRQDRPANDISDPMVRTVLARQAERGRGHGAEPF from the coding sequence ATGACCGTGCGCGCAAGCGGGAAGAGCGGGCGAACGCCAAGTCTGTGGAATTGTCCACCGGACATCCGCCGATGTCCGCGGAATCCGCCGACACAGCGGACATTGCGGACGCCCCCCCCCTCTCCCGCCCCCTCCCCCCTTCTTCCCCCAGACCCCCAACAACCCCCCGCCCCCACCCACACCCCCGCGAACACCGGGCACGCGCGTAAGGGCACCCGTTTGCCGGAAGATTGGACACCGGATCCGGTGATTGGCCCGACGGCCGACATGATCGCTCGTTGGCCGCCCGGCTCGATCGAGCGGGAGCTGGAGAAGTTCCGGAATTACTGGATCGCCAAGTCCGGCAAGGACGCGATCAAGGCCAACTGGCAGCGCACCTGGATTAACTGGCTGATCTCAGCCGACGAAAGGATCGGACGAAATGGGTACAGTCGCCAAGATCGACCCGCAAACGACATCAGTGACCCGATGGTCCGAACCGTCCTTGCCCGACAAGCTGAGCGCGGTCGTGGACATGGGGCTGAACCTTTCTGA